The Daphnia pulicaria isolate SC F1-1A chromosome 12, SC_F0-13Bv2, whole genome shotgun sequence genome contains a region encoding:
- the LOC124316470 gene encoding protein tramtrack, beta isoform-like isoform X2, with translation MENETNFKSLDDLWTRNLLVMYNNQCHADVTLICEGKKILVHRSVLASLSPLFSQLLLGCDSHVEPVIMLEGFSYKVMVCLVNYLYNGIAEGSLVDLVTVSQYAKELKVKGLVKLHGKEQFQVEILEKKKVEEQLQKLQSHECDSDSSSDEDEDLQIIYENVQESLPIKTNDSSSEINSKRKRQISQCSTHAEKKIILEPIPESSNLSAIPVKALKCSICKETFNAKTELRSHLGSHHSEQLTCSICGKLFTSRITLKRHLTRHISSLDGLLGSLSQCQLHLNETSDNIAN, from the exons ATGGAAAACGAGACGAATTTTAAATCTCTGGACGATCTGTGGACTCGGAATTTGTTGGTCATGTATAATAATCAATGTCACGCAGATGTAACTTTAATTtgtgaagggaaaaaaattttggttcATCGTTCGGTTCTCGCTTCACTCAGTCCTTTGTTTAGCCAGTTGTTATTGGGCTGTGATTCCCATGTTGAGCCTGTCATCATGCTTGAAGGATTCAG TTACAAAGTTATGGTCTGCTTGGTTAATTACCTTTACAATGGGATTGCTGAAGGATCATTAGTCGACTTGGTGACAGTGAGCCAATATGCCAAAGAACTTAAAGTGAAAGGTCTTGTAAAATTGCATGGGAAAGAACAATTCCAAGTGGAaatattagaaaagaaaaaggttgagGAACAGCTGCAAAAGCTGCAGTCACATGAATGTGATTCTGATTCAAGCTCAGATGAGGATGAAGATCTTCAAATAATTTATGAAAATGTTCAAGAATCTCTTcccataaaaacaaatgattcttcatcagaaatCAACTCTAAAAGGAAAAGACAGATCTCCCAGTGCTCTACACACGCTGAAAAGAAGATTATTTTAGAGCCAAttccag AATCATCAAATTTATCCGCTATTCCGGTAAAAGCCCTCAAGTGCTCTATTTGTAAAGAGACATTTAATGCAAAAACAGAGTTAAGAAGTCATCTTGGAAGTCATCATTCCGAGCAGCTGACTTGTAGCATCTGTGGAAAATTGTTTACCTCGCGCATTACTTTAAAGAGACATTTAACGAGGCACATTTCTTCACTGGATGGCCTCCTTGGTTCGTTGTCACAGTGCCAACTTCATCTAAACGAGACGTCAGATAACATCGCCAATTGA
- the LOC124316470 gene encoding protein tramtrack, beta isoform-like isoform X1: protein MENETNFKSLDDLWTRNLLVMYNNQCHADVTLICEGKKILVHRSVLASLSPLFSQLLLGCDSHVEPVIMLEGFSYKVMVCLVNYLYNGIAEGSLVDLVTVSQYAKELKVKGLVKLHGKEQFQVEILEKKKVEEQLQKLQSHECDSDSSSDEDEDLQIIYENVQESLPIKTNDSSSEINSKRKRQISQCSTHAEKKIILEPIPMAESSNLSAIPVKALKCSICKETFNAKTELRSHLGSHHSEQLTCSICGKLFTSRITLKRHLTRHISSLDGLLGSLSQCQLHLNETSDNIAN, encoded by the exons ATGGAAAACGAGACGAATTTTAAATCTCTGGACGATCTGTGGACTCGGAATTTGTTGGTCATGTATAATAATCAATGTCACGCAGATGTAACTTTAATTtgtgaagggaaaaaaattttggttcATCGTTCGGTTCTCGCTTCACTCAGTCCTTTGTTTAGCCAGTTGTTATTGGGCTGTGATTCCCATGTTGAGCCTGTCATCATGCTTGAAGGATTCAG TTACAAAGTTATGGTCTGCTTGGTTAATTACCTTTACAATGGGATTGCTGAAGGATCATTAGTCGACTTGGTGACAGTGAGCCAATATGCCAAAGAACTTAAAGTGAAAGGTCTTGTAAAATTGCATGGGAAAGAACAATTCCAAGTGGAaatattagaaaagaaaaaggttgagGAACAGCTGCAAAAGCTGCAGTCACATGAATGTGATTCTGATTCAAGCTCAGATGAGGATGAAGATCTTCAAATAATTTATGAAAATGTTCAAGAATCTCTTcccataaaaacaaatgattcttcatcagaaatCAACTCTAAAAGGAAAAGACAGATCTCCCAGTGCTCTACACACGCTGAAAAGAAGATTATTTTAGAGCCAAttcca ATGGCAGAATCATCAAATTTATCCGCTATTCCGGTAAAAGCCCTCAAGTGCTCTATTTGTAAAGAGACATTTAATGCAAAAACAGAGTTAAGAAGTCATCTTGGAAGTCATCATTCCGAGCAGCTGACTTGTAGCATCTGTGGAAAATTGTTTACCTCGCGCATTACTTTAAAGAGACATTTAACGAGGCACATTTCTTCACTGGATGGCCTCCTTGGTTCGTTGTCACAGTGCCAACTTCATCTAAACGAGACGTCAGATAACATCGCCAATTGA
- the LOC124316603 gene encoding putative methyltransferase DDB_G0268948 — MNHPSNIEFLVSPAEQIPAKEGSVQIVSSSQACHWFDLPQFFKETKRVLCSNGIVALSGYTFPKFIHPTKEQDFQRAFDLLYYQRTGPYWGSGRELVDNEYSNIVLPFEDFIREEFWTEETRTTISEFVGYITTWSGYQNYCKNHGAQAGEEILTEFTSSCLKAYENNEDEGQFTIRRKYFLLMGRKGKE, encoded by the exons ATGAATCATCCATCCAACATTGAATTTCT ggtAAGCCCTGCTGAACAAATTCCTGCTAAAGAAGGATCAGTGCAAATTGTCAGTTCTAGCCAAGCATGCCATTGGTTTGATCTACCccagttttttaaagaaactaAAAGAGTGCTTTGTTCAAATGGCATTGTGGCCTTGTCAGGATACACATTTCCTAAATTTATACATCCAACCAAAGAACAAGACTTTCAAAGGGCTTTTGATTTG CTTTATTACCAAAGAACAGGCCCTTATTGGGGAAGTGGTCGTGAACTCGTAGATAACGAATATTCTAATATAGTGCTTCCGTTTGAAGATTTCATAAG AGAAGAATTTTGGACAGAGGAAACCAGAACAACCATTTCAGAGTTTGTTGGGTACATTACTACTTGGTCTGGTTACCAGAATTACTGCAAAAACCATGGAGCCCAAGCAGGAGAAGAAATTTTAACTGAATTTACATCAAG CTGCCTGAAAGCCTATGAGAACAATGAAGACGAGGGGCAGTTTACAATAAgacgtaaatattttttgctgATGGGGCgcaaaggaaaagaataa